Part of the Elusimicrobiota bacterium genome is shown below.
TTCTGCAAAATGTCGATGACGCCTTTGAGCTTGCCTTCGTTATCGGAAAGGATCGTGATCTTGTTCTCTTTTTTATCCAGATCGATGCGGCTCACGCTGCCTTTGAAATCAAACCGGGTCTGCAGTTCCCGATTGGCCGTGTTGACGGCGTTGTCGGCGTTCTGCAAATCCACTTCGCTGACGACATCGAACGAGAATTCCTGCGCCACGCACCCTCCCCCGCGCGGCCGCCCGTCAACGGGGGCCCGCGCTCGCGGTCACCGCAAAAACGCCGCGCCCAGCACCACGAGAAAAATTCCCAAACCTTTTCGAACGGTCAACGTTTCCCCGAGAAACAACACGCTCAAAACAAAAGCCACGACCGGCCACGCGCCCCCCACGGCGGCGACGCGTCCCACGTCGCCGACTTTCAGCGCCCGGTAAAAAAACAACTGGGCGATGACGCTGGCCAACGCCCCGCCGCCCATCAAGGTCAGCCGGGTCCGCCAATCCAACGCGAGGAACCCCGTCCCCACGTCGGGACGCAAGAACAAAAGGACGGCGCCGGCCACGCCGACGCCCAAGGAACGGGCCAACACCCCGGTTTGCGGATCGGCGCCCCGCAAACCGATCTTTTCAACGAAACCCGAGACGCCCCAAACAACGGCGGCCAGGACGGCCATTCCGAAAGCGCTCAGGCGACGGTTCCCCCACGGTCAATGATCACCGGGGTATTTTAGGAAATAAGGGGGCGGTCTTGGCGATCCCCGGCGAATGTGAAAAAATGGGCGGGATGAACGAACCGGTGGTGGTGCGGCTGGACAAAAGCGGACGGCGGGGCAAAGCCGTGACGCTCGTGGAGCGCCTCCCCCTCCATCCGGAGGGGAAAGTGGAAATCCTGAAGGACCTCCAACGGCGCTGCGGCGCCGGCGGAACGATGAAGGCCGGCGTTGTGGAAATTCAGGGCGATCACCGGGAGCGAATTGCCGCCCATCTCG
Proteins encoded:
- a CDS encoding EamA family transporter, whose protein sequence is MAVLAAVVWGVSGFVEKIGLRGADPQTGVLARSLGVGVAGAVLLFLRPDVGTGFLALDWRTRLTLMGGGALASVIAQLFFYRALKVGDVGRVAAVGGAWPVVAFVLSVLFLGETLTVRKGLGIFLVVLGAAFLR
- a CDS encoding translation initiation factor, whose product is MNEPVVVRLDKSGRRGKAVTLVERLPLHPEGKVEILKDLQRRCGAGGTMKAGVVEIQGDHRERIAAHLESLGHRVRRG